One part of the Lepeophtheirus salmonis chromosome 14, UVic_Lsal_1.4, whole genome shotgun sequence genome encodes these proteins:
- the LOC121129709 gene encoding uncharacterized protein yields MKILIVLGLLLGSSLASGYQHPLHSYPGPFYPSHLTPQSEFYTSRHPLPHSNSYPVPHQFHQSNSHPVPYPVPIQTSTPVPIIIATPVPVFITPNSLFNSQRDIFSRGSSDIGTNIKSAQFGNSFLIGKVQSTSSTRTPTRLDNKSSNRFPNNQIVTSYSRS; encoded by the exons ATGAAG ATTCTTATCGTCCTTGGATTACTTTTGGGTTCCTCCCTTGCAAGTGGATATCAACATCCTCTGCATTCATACCCTGGTCCCTTTTACCCATCGCATCTCACACCTCAGTCCGAGTTCTATACTTCAAGACATCCACTTCCTCATTCCAACAGTTATCCAGTACCACATCAATTCCATCAATCTAACAGTCATCCAGTTCCTTATCCAGTCCCTATTCAAACATCTACTCCAGTCCCTATTATTATTGCAACCCCTGTTCCAGTTTTTATTACTCCAAATTCTCTATTCAACTCTCAAAGAGATATATTTAGCAGAGGTAGTAGCGACATTGGTACTAATATCAAGAGTGCACAATTTGGTAACAGCTTCTTGATTGGAAAAGTACAGTCTACAAGCTCTACTCGTACACCCACAAGATTAGACAATAAATCCTCCAACCGATTCCCCAATAATCAAATTGTAACCTCATATTCTCGTAGCTAA
- the LOC121129361 gene encoding uncharacterized protein, translated as MKILMILGLLLGSTFASEYQHPLLPYPSPFYPSQSQFYASQQPFFRSNSHPVLYPFPTQTSTPRPIIVATPIPVFVTPDSLFNSQRDTFSSGSNTGNNFNNEGQFGNNFLNGKVQSTSFTRTPSRFDNHS; from the exons atgaag ATTCTTATGATCCTCGGACTTCTTTTGGGCTCCACATTTGCAAGTGAATATCAACATCCTCTTCTTCCATACCCTAGTCCCTTTTACCCATCTCAATCCCAGTTCTATGCTTCACAACAACCCTTCTTTCGTTCTAATAGTCACCCAGTTCTATATCCATTCCCTACTCAAACGTCTACTCCAAGGCCTATCATTGTGGCAACCCCAATTCCAGTTTTTGTTACTCCAGATTCCCTATTCAACTCTCAGAGGGATACCTTTAGCAGCGGCAGCAACACcggaaataatttcaacaatgaAGGACAATTTGGTAACAACTTCTTGAATGGAAAAGTACAGTCAACCAGCTTTACTCGTACGCCCTCAAGATTTGACAATCATTCCTAA